One window from the genome of Cricetulus griseus strain 17A/GY chromosome 2, alternate assembly CriGri-PICRH-1.0, whole genome shotgun sequence encodes:
- the Ube2d2 gene encoding ubiquitin-conjugating enzyme E2 D2 isoform X2: MALKRIHKELNDLARDPPAQCSAGPVGDDMFHWQATIMGPNDSPYQGGVFFLTIHFPTDYPFKPPKVAFTTRIYHPNINSNGSICLDILRSQWSPALTISKVLLSICSLLCDPNPDDPLVPEIARIYKTDREKYNRIAREWTQKYAM; encoded by the exons ATGGCTCTGAAGAGAATCCACAAG gaattGAATGACCTGGCCCGAGATCCTCCAGCACAGTGTTCAGCAGGTCCTGTTGGAGATGATA tgtttcaTTGGCAGGCTACAATAATGGGGCCA AATGACAGCCCCTATCAGGGTGGAGTGTTTTTCTTGACAATTCATTTCCCAACAGATTACCCCTTCAAACCACCTAAG gttGCATTTACAACAAGAATTTATCATCCAAATATTAACAGTAATGGCAGCATTTGTCTTGATATTCTACGGTCACAGTGGTCTCCAGCACTAACTATTTCAAAAG TACTTTTGTCCATCTGTTCTCTGTTGTGTGATCCCAATCCAGATGATCCTTTAGTGCCTGAGATTGCTCGGATCTACAAAACAGATAGAGAAAA